From the genome of Maniola jurtina chromosome 10, ilManJurt1.1, whole genome shotgun sequence, one region includes:
- the LOC123868926 gene encoding uncharacterized protein LOC123868926: MTKEKENPDHDPYIAALLAVTLVGQVLDEASVIANAAKDSGQDMSQPWHYVSSLKKLHSSRLNELYDDDMTFMSVSNGDSQYLNDNIGNLSVAVVTSTPQKAPVHAIKSRNESVIIGQGDEEFEESNTELRKSTSMIINHLFDMSNVIEHVHICNQTEVVPINRGSDRNEFLINDMTKIMDSYVDNALNIVFGQESQEDNSQEIYYETSVSDKSSYSFLSDYPDIPKDVFFNVTDEVVGEETGNEELAEIENKKKKINTEVAFYENAYLTLNRDYEQYSEDDEPVLQDPKAIPLQEVELLTANTSSEDIEPSQVKKELASSGMPTSEAGSRKSSLVRRCRIQGARMLSCLRRWWWRRKLPGRRKVPCAPGSLRGLCPLSPDARRRAASLLDQRHLRTPSPSTSMVWKFNTVNEALTRAPPESVKTVQRKVLKPHFLSERLPVKTGREPPNTTQNGASFAFSIYDFDGSGKVDAFNLGDILRALNSNPTLATIEKLGGTKKKGEKKLSLEEFLPIYSQCKKDKDQGGYEDFLECLKLYDKAENGLMLGAELTHTLLALGEKLDDKEVEEIVKDCMDPEDEDGMIPYASFLKKMVAGWQGPQKVAAAAPAAEAAPAEG; this comes from the exons ATGACGAAGG AAAAAGAAAATCCAGATCACGACCCATACATTGCAGCTTTGCTGGCAGTGACCTTAGTCGGTCAGGTTTTAGACGAGGCCTCTGTTATTGCCAATGCTGCTAAAGATTCAGGTCAGGACATGA GTCAACCCTGGCATTACGTCTCGAGCTTAAAAAAGCTGCATAGTTCTCGTTTAAACGAGCTTTATGACGACGACATGACCTTTATGTCAGTATCAAATGGCGACAGTCAATATCTGAACGATAATATCGGAAATCTATCAGTCGCTGTTGTCACATCTACACCGCAAAAAGCACCAG ttcACGCCATCAAATCTAGGAACGAGTCTGTTATTATAGGTCAAGGCGATGAAGAATTTGAAGAG TCAAACACGGAGCTACGGAAATCTACGTCGATGATTATAAATCATCTTTTTGACATGAGTAATGTAATTGAACACGTGCATATTTGCAATCAAACCGAAGTTGTTCCTATTAATAGAGGCTCTGATCGCAATGAATTCCTTATCAATGATATGACGAAGATTATGGATTCTTACGTTGACAATGCACTTAACATTGTTTTTGGACAAGAGAGCCAAGAAGATAACTCGCAGGAAATCTACTATGAAACTTCCGTTTCTGACAAATCGAGCTACTCTTTTCTAAGCGACTATCCTGATATACCAAAAGACGTATTTTTTAACGTCACCGATGAGGTTGTTGGTGAGGAAACCGGCAATGAAGAGTTAGCCGAG AtcgaaaataaaaagaaaaaaattaacactGAAGTCGCTTTCTATGAAAACGCTTATTTGACATTGAATC gTGACTATGAACAATATTCGGAAGACGATGAGCCTGTATTGCAGGACCCGAAGGCAATACCATTGCAAGAGGTGGAACTCTTAACCGCTAATACATCTTCTGAAGATATAGAACCAtctcaa GTAAAAAAAGAGTTAGCGTCCTCTGGAATGCCGACGTCAGAGGCAGGTTCTCGGAAGAGTAGCCTTGTACGCCGATGTCGTATCCAAGGAGCTAGGATGTTGTCGTGCCTCAGACGGTGGTGGTGGCGACGCAAGTTGCCGGGTAGACGAAAG GTTCCGTGTGCACCTGGCTCGCTCCGCGGTCTATGCCCTCTATCGCCAGACGCGCGGCGTAGAGCTGCTAGTCTCTTGGACCAGCGACATTTACGAACACCTTCTCCTTCCACATCCATGGTTTGGAAGTTTAACACGGTCAATGAGGCCCT TACGAGAGCGCCACCCGAGTCAGTTAAAACAGTCCAGCGAAAAGTGCTCAAGCCCCACTTCTTGTCTGAACGTCTGCCAGTGAAGACCGGGAGGGAACCACCTAACACCACACAAAATG GGGCATCCTTTGCTTTCTCCATCTACGACTTCGATGGCAGTGGCAAGGTCGACGCCTTCAACCTGGGCGACATCCTGAGGGCACTCAACTCAAACCCCACACTGGCTACCATTGAAAAGCTTGGAGGCACCAAGAAGAAGGGCGAGAAAAAGCTATCG CTTGAAGAGTTCCTTCCCATCTACAGCCAATGCAAGAAAGACAAAGACCAAGGTGGCTATGAAGACTTCTTGGAATGTTTGAAGCTGTACGATAAGGCCGAGAACGGACTTATGCTCGGAGCTGAACTTACACACACACTTCTTGCGTTAG GCGAGAAACTCGATGACAAAGAAGTAGAAGAAATAGTAAAGGACTGCATGGACCCTGAAGATGAAGACGGCATGATCCCTTATGCAT CTTTCCTCAAAAAAATGGTTGCGGGTTGGCAGGGCCCTCAGAAAGTGGCAGCTGCGGCGCCGGCGGCGGAAGCAGCGCCCGCGGAGGGCTAA